The Drosophila nasuta strain 15112-1781.00 chromosome 2L, ASM2355853v1, whole genome shotgun sequence genome window below encodes:
- the LOC132798464 gene encoding solute carrier family 53 member 1-like isoform X1 codes for MKFGKTFESHLTPEWREQYIHYAELKAMIYEALENAPRQKTLALEYYQKFSIEFFAVLKEELRRVNDFFEHKLAEARRKHATFKVKLMYLVRETGGTVSDIPTLPPLEDQPKTARHLERAYSEFYFSLVLLNNYQHLNVNGFHKICKKYDKYINSTSGRLWLTTYVEPATISRERAIHTMLSEVENLFTHFVTNGNRTKAMAKLRVPPLGQPTSPIHIFSTGVVLGLLIVSVFICIVSYLFMLDRPEFLLSFKQMFRCSLLLMFYWFSVVINVYVWQSVGINHVLIFELNPRNQIQPIKMLALASLFAYICTMSMIIFLHHNEFGIEDPLFIPIIGLCLPLVYLLNPMPIFNHPARMWILRTFGRIVAAPLFPVTFMDFWLCDQMNSMILCLVEYYLVTRFYFRYYKDGVSSSEPTSSLVVTVLRCLPPWWRLAQCMKRYWDGDPPTAYITNAFTYASTIVTVIIPFIYAKISSPDDNAMMNPLIWGYIISCIICSISCASWDLRMDFGLFRIWSGEHIFLREHLLYPKWFYYFAIVADIVIRFIWVIELNLMYFNLMTKFNCLSIISVSEIVRRFIWNFLRLENEHLYNCGHFRATRDIYISTLNSREDMVVEYLLDQSRDVRGAEYRQRDSSI; via the exons atgaaatttggcaaGACTTTTGAGAGTCATTTAACCCCCGAATGGCGTGAACAATATATACACTACGCG GAACTCAAAGCAATGATATACGAGGCTTTGGAGAATGCTCCTCGTCAGAAGACTCTAGCTCTGGAGTATTATCAAAAATTCTCTATCGAGTTTTTTGCCGTCTTGAAAGAGGAACTGAGACGGGTGAATGATTTCTTTGAGCACAAACTGGCCGAAGCTCGCCGTAAACATGCCACATTCAAGGTGAAACTAATGTATTTAGTAAGGGAAACTGGTGGTACGGTAAGTGATATACCCACCTTGCCTCCCTTGGAGGATCAGCCAAAGACCGCTCGCCATTTGGAGCGGGCCTACAGTGAATTTTACTTTAGTCTTGTGTTACTGAACAACTATCAACATTTGAATGTCAACGGATTCCACAAGATATGCAAAAAGTATGACAAATACATTAACTCAACAAGCGGTCGTTTATGGCTTACGACTTACGTGGAGCCGGCGACAATTAGTCGGGAGAGAGCGATACATACCATGCTCTCCGAGGTCGAGAATCTCTTCACGCATTTTGTAACAAATGGAAATCGCACCAAGGCCATGGCCAAGTTACGAGTTCCGCCTCTTGGTCAACCCACTTCTCCGATCCATATATTCTCCACAGGTGTAGTGCTTGGTCTGCTTATAGTCTCcgttttcatttgcattgtgTCAT ATTTGTTCATGCTTGACAGACCAGAGTTTCTCTTATCGTTTAAACAAATGTTCCGCTGCTCCTTATTACTGATGTTCTATTGGTTCAGCGTAGTCATCAATGTGTATGTCTGGCAAAGTGTGGGTATTAATCATGTGCTAATATTCGAATTGAATCCACGTAATCAAATCCAACCCATCAAAATGCTGGCGCTAGCCAGTTTATTTGCCTATATTTGTACCATGTCCATGATTATCTTTTTGCATCACAACGAATTTGGCATCGAGGATCCTTTATTCATTCCCATCATCGGATTGTGTTTGCCTTTGGTCTATCTATTGAATCCCATGCCAATTTTTAATCATCCCGCCCGTATGTGGATTTTGCGCACTTTTGGTCGCATTGTTGCCGCGCCTTTATTCCCAGTCACTTTTATGGACTTCTGGCTATGTGATCAAATGAATTCAATGATTCTTTGCCTGGTCGAATATTATCTCGTCACGCGGTTCTATTTTCGATATTACAAGGATGGAGTAAGTTCCTCGGAACCAACCTCGAGCCTTGTGGTTACTGTGTTGCGTTGTCTGCCTCCGTGGTGGCGTTTAGCACAGTGTATGAAGAGATATTGGGACGGCGATCCGCCAACTGCGTATATTACAAATGCTTTTACTTATGCCTCGACGATAGTCACTGTCATTATTCCCTTTATTTATGCGAAAATCAGTA GTCCAGACGATAATGCAATGATGAATCCTTTGATCTGGGGTTATATTATCAGTTGCATTATATGTAGCATCTCATGCGCTTCGTGGGATTTGCGTATGGACTTCGGACTCTTTCGAATCTGGAGTGGCGAACACATCTTTCTACGCGAACATCTTCTCTATCCCAAG tggttttattattttgccatTGTGGCCGATATTGTCATTCGTTTTATTTGGGTGATCGAACTGAACCTAATGTACTTCAACTTAAtgacaaaatttaattgcctGAGCATAATCAGCGTGTCTGAAATTGTGCGTCGGTTCATCTGGAATTTTCTGCGCTTGGAGAATGAGCATCTTTATAACTGTGGACACTTTCGGGCTACGCgtgatatttatatatccaCATTGAACTCTCGAGAGGATATGGTAGTGGAGTATTTACTAGACCAGTCCAGGGATGTCCGTGGCGCCGAGTATCGTCAACGAGACTCCAGCATTTGA
- the LOC132798464 gene encoding solute carrier family 53 member 1-like isoform X2, producing MKFGKTFESHLTPEWREQYIHYAELKAMIYEALENAPRQKTLALEYYQKFSIEFFAVLKEELRRVNDFFEHKLAEARRKHATFKVKLMYLVRETGGTVSDIPTLPPLEDQPKTARHLERAYSEFYFSLVLLNNYQHLNVNGFHKICKKYDKYINSTSGRLWLTTYVEPATISRERAIHTMLSEVENLFTHFVTNGNRTKAMAKLRVPPLGQPTSPIHIFSTGVVLGLLIVSVFICIVSFTFMDFWLCDQMNSMILCLVEYYLVTRFYFRYYKDGVSSSEPTSSLVVTVLRCLPPWWRLAQCMKRYWDGDPPTAYITNAFTYASTIVTVIIPFIYAKISSPDDNAMMNPLIWGYIISCIICSISCASWDLRMDFGLFRIWSGEHIFLREHLLYPKWFYYFAIVADIVIRFIWVIELNLMYFNLMTKFNCLSIISVSEIVRRFIWNFLRLENEHLYNCGHFRATRDIYISTLNSREDMVVEYLLDQSRDVRGAEYRQRDSSI from the exons atgaaatttggcaaGACTTTTGAGAGTCATTTAACCCCCGAATGGCGTGAACAATATATACACTACGCG GAACTCAAAGCAATGATATACGAGGCTTTGGAGAATGCTCCTCGTCAGAAGACTCTAGCTCTGGAGTATTATCAAAAATTCTCTATCGAGTTTTTTGCCGTCTTGAAAGAGGAACTGAGACGGGTGAATGATTTCTTTGAGCACAAACTGGCCGAAGCTCGCCGTAAACATGCCACATTCAAGGTGAAACTAATGTATTTAGTAAGGGAAACTGGTGGTACGGTAAGTGATATACCCACCTTGCCTCCCTTGGAGGATCAGCCAAAGACCGCTCGCCATTTGGAGCGGGCCTACAGTGAATTTTACTTTAGTCTTGTGTTACTGAACAACTATCAACATTTGAATGTCAACGGATTCCACAAGATATGCAAAAAGTATGACAAATACATTAACTCAACAAGCGGTCGTTTATGGCTTACGACTTACGTGGAGCCGGCGACAATTAGTCGGGAGAGAGCGATACATACCATGCTCTCCGAGGTCGAGAATCTCTTCACGCATTTTGTAACAAATGGAAATCGCACCAAGGCCATGGCCAAGTTACGAGTTCCGCCTCTTGGTCAACCCACTTCTCCGATCCATATATTCTCCACAGGTGTAGTGCTTGGTCTGCTTATAGTCTCcgttttcatttgcattgtgTCAT TCACTTTTATGGACTTCTGGCTATGTGATCAAATGAATTCAATGATTCTTTGCCTGGTCGAATATTATCTCGTCACGCGGTTCTATTTTCGATATTACAAGGATGGAGTAAGTTCCTCGGAACCAACCTCGAGCCTTGTGGTTACTGTGTTGCGTTGTCTGCCTCCGTGGTGGCGTTTAGCACAGTGTATGAAGAGATATTGGGACGGCGATCCGCCAACTGCGTATATTACAAATGCTTTTACTTATGCCTCGACGATAGTCACTGTCATTATTCCCTTTATTTATGCGAAAATCAGTA GTCCAGACGATAATGCAATGATGAATCCTTTGATCTGGGGTTATATTATCAGTTGCATTATATGTAGCATCTCATGCGCTTCGTGGGATTTGCGTATGGACTTCGGACTCTTTCGAATCTGGAGTGGCGAACACATCTTTCTACGCGAACATCTTCTCTATCCCAAG tggttttattattttgccatTGTGGCCGATATTGTCATTCGTTTTATTTGGGTGATCGAACTGAACCTAATGTACTTCAACTTAAtgacaaaatttaattgcctGAGCATAATCAGCGTGTCTGAAATTGTGCGTCGGTTCATCTGGAATTTTCTGCGCTTGGAGAATGAGCATCTTTATAACTGTGGACACTTTCGGGCTACGCgtgatatttatatatccaCATTGAACTCTCGAGAGGATATGGTAGTGGAGTATTTACTAGACCAGTCCAGGGATGTCCGTGGCGCCGAGTATCGTCAACGAGACTCCAGCATTTGA
- the LOC132798464 gene encoding solute carrier family 53 member 1-like isoform X3 gives MLSEVENLFTHFVTNGNRTKAMAKLRVPPLGQPTSPIHIFSTGVVLGLLIVSVFICIVSYLFMLDRPEFLLSFKQMFRCSLLLMFYWFSVVINVYVWQSVGINHVLIFELNPRNQIQPIKMLALASLFAYICTMSMIIFLHHNEFGIEDPLFIPIIGLCLPLVYLLNPMPIFNHPARMWILRTFGRIVAAPLFPVTFMDFWLCDQMNSMILCLVEYYLVTRFYFRYYKDGVSSSEPTSSLVVTVLRCLPPWWRLAQCMKRYWDGDPPTAYITNAFTYASTIVTVIIPFIYAKISSPDDNAMMNPLIWGYIISCIICSISCASWDLRMDFGLFRIWSGEHIFLREHLLYPKWFYYFAIVADIVIRFIWVIELNLMYFNLMTKFNCLSIISVSEIVRRFIWNFLRLENEHLYNCGHFRATRDIYISTLNSREDMVVEYLLDQSRDVRGAEYRQRDSSI, from the exons ATGCTCTCCGAGGTCGAGAATCTCTTCACGCATTTTGTAACAAATGGAAATCGCACCAAGGCCATGGCCAAGTTACGAGTTCCGCCTCTTGGTCAACCCACTTCTCCGATCCATATATTCTCCACAGGTGTAGTGCTTGGTCTGCTTATAGTCTCcgttttcatttgcattgtgTCAT ATTTGTTCATGCTTGACAGACCAGAGTTTCTCTTATCGTTTAAACAAATGTTCCGCTGCTCCTTATTACTGATGTTCTATTGGTTCAGCGTAGTCATCAATGTGTATGTCTGGCAAAGTGTGGGTATTAATCATGTGCTAATATTCGAATTGAATCCACGTAATCAAATCCAACCCATCAAAATGCTGGCGCTAGCCAGTTTATTTGCCTATATTTGTACCATGTCCATGATTATCTTTTTGCATCACAACGAATTTGGCATCGAGGATCCTTTATTCATTCCCATCATCGGATTGTGTTTGCCTTTGGTCTATCTATTGAATCCCATGCCAATTTTTAATCATCCCGCCCGTATGTGGATTTTGCGCACTTTTGGTCGCATTGTTGCCGCGCCTTTATTCCCAGTCACTTTTATGGACTTCTGGCTATGTGATCAAATGAATTCAATGATTCTTTGCCTGGTCGAATATTATCTCGTCACGCGGTTCTATTTTCGATATTACAAGGATGGAGTAAGTTCCTCGGAACCAACCTCGAGCCTTGTGGTTACTGTGTTGCGTTGTCTGCCTCCGTGGTGGCGTTTAGCACAGTGTATGAAGAGATATTGGGACGGCGATCCGCCAACTGCGTATATTACAAATGCTTTTACTTATGCCTCGACGATAGTCACTGTCATTATTCCCTTTATTTATGCGAAAATCAGTA GTCCAGACGATAATGCAATGATGAATCCTTTGATCTGGGGTTATATTATCAGTTGCATTATATGTAGCATCTCATGCGCTTCGTGGGATTTGCGTATGGACTTCGGACTCTTTCGAATCTGGAGTGGCGAACACATCTTTCTACGCGAACATCTTCTCTATCCCAAG tggttttattattttgccatTGTGGCCGATATTGTCATTCGTTTTATTTGGGTGATCGAACTGAACCTAATGTACTTCAACTTAAtgacaaaatttaattgcctGAGCATAATCAGCGTGTCTGAAATTGTGCGTCGGTTCATCTGGAATTTTCTGCGCTTGGAGAATGAGCATCTTTATAACTGTGGACACTTTCGGGCTACGCgtgatatttatatatccaCATTGAACTCTCGAGAGGATATGGTAGTGGAGTATTTACTAGACCAGTCCAGGGATGTCCGTGGCGCCGAGTATCGTCAACGAGACTCCAGCATTTGA
- the LOC132798463 gene encoding solute carrier family 53 member 1-like, translated as MFLSKQPENSFSLVSRKLNLSNKLSNMKFGKTFESYLTTEWRQQYMNYSELKAMIYKAVQECPSTRNASNALVLQYFQNFERIFFARLHEELLRVQNFYAQKIAEARRKLYIIVQQLKARTSTTSKHGPSTRNLPLACTEFYLSLIMLQNFQSLNYTAFRKICKKYDKNLKSDMGGFWFEEYVTIAPFAQDKELQSMIGQVEELYTVHFTKGDRAKAMDKLRVPPLGQSIPPSKIFMAGMVLGLCIVSTAIVIISLYYIHNQLDVITIIAQLYRGPIASSLATFLFALNVYVWQNKGVNHVLIFNIDLRNHLSAAAFLEVASIVGYIVTMSMVFFIHYKEFEVDTPYYFPVLCIILPFLMLVNPTPIMNRRARMWILRMIGRILGAPFYKVVFPDFWMADQLTSLTVCMVDYYQLIRFYYRYCRGKANVFEFEPDTWITLIRCLPSWFRLSQCLRRYYDNDYKKRKFILNTIKYFINIIVVIASTIVMETNHNYDSMFDNPWIWFYISMSVISTIYSTAWDFLSDFGLFKVWKGENIFLRNHLVYSKWFYYYIMTLNVLIRFAWSLEMYLIYFDYVSAFNAKTISSFLEILRRFFWNFIRLENEHLNNVGEFRATRDIYLHTISMTDLNDDDKKLS; from the exons atgtttcTCTCGAAGCAACCCGAGAACAGCTTTTCACTAGTAAGCAGGAAACTAAATCtgtcaaataaattaagcaacaTGAAATTTGGAAAAACCTTTGAGAGCTATTTGACCACAGAATGGCGACAGCAGTACATGAATTACTCA GAACTAAAGGCAATGATTTATAAGGCAGTACAGGAATGTCCGAGCACAAGAAATGCATCGAACGCATTGGTTTTACAGTATTTTCAAAACTTTGAGCGCATTTTCTTTGCACGCTTGCATGAGGAATTGCTTCGCGTTCAGAACTTCTATGCCCAGAAAATTGCCGAGGCACGTCGCAAGCTTTACATTATCGTACAACAACTGAAAGCCAGGACAAGTACAACCAGTAAACATGGACCGAGCACTCGAAATTTGCCACTCGCCTGCACCGAGTTCTACTTGAGCCTGATAATGCTGCAAAACTTTCAGAGTCTGAATTATACAGCATTTCGCAAGATTTGCAAGAAATATGATAAGAACCTAAAGTCAGATATGGGAGGTTTCTGGTTTGAGGAATATGTGACAATTGCTCCCTTTGCCCAGGACAAAGAGTTGCAATCCATGATTGGCCAAGTCGAAGAACTCTATACCGTGCATTTCACTAAGGGCGATCGGGCCAAAGCTATGGACAAGTTGAGAGTGCCTCCCTTGGGTCAATCTATTCCACCGAGTAAGATCTTTATGGCCGGTATGGTGTTGGGATTGTGCATTGTGAGCACCGCCATTGTGATTATTTCAC TTTACTATATCCACAACCAACTGGATGTGATCACAATCATTGCTCAATTATACCGAGGCCCTATTGCTTCAAGTCTAGCTACCTTTCTATTTGCCCTGAATGTTTATGTGTGGCAGAACAAAGGTGTGAATCATGTGCTGATTTTCAATATCGATCTGAGGAATCATTTAAGTGCAGCCGCATTTCTGGAGGTCGCCAGCATAGTGGGCTATATTGTCACCATGTCCATGGTGTTCTTTATCCACTATAAAGAGTTTGAAGTAGATACACCATACTACTTTCCAGTCTTGTGCATAATATTGCCATTTTTAATGCTCGTCAATCCCACACCCATTATGAATCGAAGGGCTAGAATGTGGATTTTGCGCATGATTGGGCGCATTCTTGGAGCACCCTTCTATAAGGTAGTCTTCCCCGACTTCTGGATGGCCGATCAGTTGACTTCATTAACCGTTTGCATGGTTGACTATTATCAATTGATTCGTTTTTATTATCGCTACTGCCGAGGCAAAGCAAATGTCTTTGAGTTTGAGCCAGACACTTGGATCACTCTGATTCGTTGTTTGCCCTCTTGGTTCCGTTTATCTCAGTGTCTGAGACGATACTACGATAATGATTACAAGAAAcgcaaatttatattaaataccatcaaatatttcataaacatTATTGTGGTTATTGCCTCGACTATTGTTATGGAAACGAATC ATAACTACGATAGCATGTTTGATAATCCTTGGATCTGGTTCTATATATCAATGTCCGTGATATCCACAATTTATAGCACTGCTTGGGATTTTCTTAGTGACTTTGGATTGTTTAAGGTCTGGAAGGGCGAAAACATCTTTCTACGCAATCACCTCGTTTATTCGAAG TGGTTCTATTACTATATCATGACTTTGAATGTGCTGATACGCTTCGCCTGGTCTCTGGAGATGTATCTAATTTACTTCGATTACGTATCAGCCTTCAATGCCAAGACAATTAGCAGTTTTCTTGAAATACTGCGTCGCTTTTTCTGGAATTTCATACGCTTGGAGAACGAGCATCTAAATAATGTTGGAGAATTCCGCGCTACTCGCGACATTTATCTTCACACAATTTCCATGACAGATTTGAATGATGACGACAAAAAATTAAGCTAA